GCTGCTACACCAGGGCAAGTACAGGGTGGGGTCCAAGCCTTTGTGAGGCCCAGTGCCCGGCTGGGGAGGCCACTCAGTAAACGTGTTGTCTGTGAGTGGACCCCTGCGAGGACAGACACCACTCCCATGGGAaaactgagtgtgagcaggggacagtgACCTGCCTGGGTCACCTGCGATCTCCAGGCAGAGAAACGACTGCCCAGGCCTCTTGCTGTCCAGACTCAGGTTCCCTCCACAGGATGACCTGAGCTTAACAGGGCTCCCCCGTCTGCCTGTGGGCCCACAGCCCAGCACCCCGGGCCACTGCTCTCCCCGCCAGGCGGCCTGTCACCCAGAGGTCGGCCAAGCCAGCTGCTGTGCAGACACCAGGAATGTGCTTTAGTGGGAACAGAACAGGAGAAGATTACCAAAGATTACTGTAGTCCGATTTCTAGGGCTCCCTGCCGTGGGGGCGCCTTATTTCtgctagggattttttttttttttaccagagcCAGTTCCTTAATCCTTCTCAGGGTATGGCTGGGACTTCGTAATGAGCTGTAACAGCCGGAGTATTTGGTTCTGTGATCAGGGAAGGACGGTTGATTCTTAAATGAGCTTTCTTGATGGCCAAGCTCAGCTCTGGCCAaggagttgggggcggggggagagcaGGGCTCCAGGACCTGAACAACAGCAGTGCTCACACAGGACCAGAGGCCAGAGCCCCCTTCAAACCGATGGAGCcacagaggcccagggaggctgtgAGGTTAGGGGTAGCACAATTCCACATGCAGCGGGACAGTGGCCGCAGCGGGGTGGAGGCATGGAGAGGGGGCCACCTCCCAGGAGCCTGGGCTAGCCATCAGGCACCTGGGGACCTCAGAACCGGGCCATCCCCACTGGGAAGGTTCCCTTCAGGAGGAGAGGTTGTGTGGGACCCGGCCAGCATCAGCATCGGTCTAGTTTGTAAGGAAGCAGCTGCTGAGGGGATGGtctgagaaaaggaaacagcagGAGTAAAAGCGTGGAGGCTTTGTTCCGTCTGTTCCCCAGAAGCAGGCTCTTAGCTGCGGATGGGACCATGTGCAAGTGATTTATCCAGGAAGTATTCCCAGAATGAGCCTGGAAAGGAGGGGGACAcaggagaaaggaggggaggaaggtaaATGGTGCCATTTCTGTCCTAATGCGGAGGGCTCCGGTGGTAGTTTGTCTCTGGAGTGTAAGCTACATCTCAGGGTCGTTGAAACCCCAGGCAAGGGAGCTGGGCTTCTATTCCCTGCATACGGTCAGTCAGCACCATCCAAGGAGATCTGGGCCGAGTatagcttcctggaggagggggcggcctggcctggcccggCTCTGTGATGCAGAGCAGGACAGGCAGATTCTGCTGAGGGAAAGGATTTGAGCAGGACCTGAGGGAGGAGCTCAGGCACACTGCTGGAAGGCCAAGGTTGTCACGTTCTACCTGGATGAGCACCAAGGCCCTATCCCTGATTTAAGACAGGCCagggagattttaaaaaaaggggtggggggcacctgggtggctcagtcggttaagtgtctgacttcggctcaggtcacgatcttgcggttcatgggttcaagccccacatcaggctttgtgctgacagttcagagcctggagcctgcttcagattctgtgtccccctctctctctgcccctcccctgctcgctccctgtctctgtctcaaaaataaataaatgacgaGGAGGAACATGGAGCTCGGAGGGATGAGTCAGCTCCCTACAGGCTGTGTGTGGAGTTCATTCAACTATTTCAGCAGAAGTCCCATAAACCACCTCTGGAAATCCGTCTCCTCTGCTGCTGTTTGGGCTGAAAACCCTGATCTGGGACGAGAAGGGATAAATAGCTCAGGAGAAGTAGAATGCTCATATTCAGTTAAAACTGTTCAGAAATGAGTTACTGGCCTGGCTTGGGGCCCAAGAGGCTGCAGGCTACATACACCCTGAGAGGAGACCAGGGCCTGGACGAGCTGGGCGTCAGGTTGGCACCCAAAGGGCAGAGCCACGATTGACTGTGGATAGCCCAGGAAGGTGGATGTGTATTAGTGGCAACTCCTACCCCTTTAGTTGACCCCCATTCCCTTCCCACCCCGCCTCTCTCAGAGCCCCACCTGGACCTCCTGGACTCCAGCCTCCCTTCCTCCACTTAAATTTCTCGGAGTTGCCAGAGGGTGTCCTCTGGAAAGCAAATCTGGTcctgtcccttctctgcctgccaccttccatggctccccattgccctcAGGAGAAAGACCAAAGCCCCAGGGTTCTGTGTCCTTCCTGGAGACTAAGATGCTTAACCTGCAGGGCTGACAGCAGGAACCTTTGGCCCGAAATCAGGAGTTCCAGCAGCTCCCAGACCGCAGGCAGCAGCCCAGCTGTCTGGGAAGCAGGGAGGAGCTGCCCCAGGGCCTCCCTCTCCGCTTTGCCTCTGTAATTAATTTATGGAAAGCATCTAAACTGGAAGTCAACCCAGTCCTGCAAATCTCGTCTAATCTTCTGCCTCCACCGGAGGGAGCAGCGCCCTGGGGGGTGGAGCTTTTCTTCCAGTGattacatttagttttattgggaggggaggaggcaagtCTTTAAAGTCTTATTTCTGCAATCACCTGCGGAATGAGGAGACTCCTGGGTGGTAGTTGGTGAGGCCACAGGGGAACTTGCATCCTCAGGAGGGGCTTGGGCGGCAGACTCTGGCTCAACAAACTCTGGCTCTACCTTTATGCCCACGTAGGATCGCCTCCACTGCGTCCACCCTGGTCCAAATTCCATCATCTCTGCGGTGGCTTCCTGACCACCTGACCCTGCCTGGGGCCTCTTACAGGCAGCCAGGGTATGGTGGCACTCCTCTGAGAAGCCGCCCAGGGTTCCTGTGTCCCTGGGGGTCACACCGGAGCCCCACCCCAGTCCACACAGCCCACACAATTGCCTCTGCCTGCACTCCCTCACTTCTCCCACTTCCCTGGAGTCCTTGATGCCTTATACGCTGTCAAGAGGGCTCCTGCTCCTGCTGGACCCCTGCCTGGcactctcttccccatccccaaaGTCTGCACCCTCACTTTCTACAGATCGCACTCCCAGATCAGCCCTTTGCAGACTTCCCTGACCGTATCCCACCAACCATTTCCTATGCCCCTCATCCTGCCTTATTTATCCCCTTCGCACTCACCCCCAATCTGatatctttagtttttgtttatcgtCCAGTTTCCCTCTATTCTCCACCAGCATGTAAGCTCTGAGAGCATGGGATTTGTTTGTTCACTGACATATCCCTAGTACCAAGAGCAATGCCTGCACATATCAGATGCACGATACATATTTATCAAACGAATGAGTGAAGTGCGTCTGTCATTGGACAGAGAGGGTGGGCAGAGTCCCCCAAGGTGTGCTGGGGGCGTCCCCTCTGGGCGTGTGGAGTCTCCCTAAGTCCCCCGTCCAGGTTCTAAATGGAAGTTCCGGCTGCAGACAGCGGCTGGATCACTCAACAGAACTTGAGTTTCTTTTGGTGCAAACACTAGCCCTTCCGGCACCTCCCAGAACCCCGCCCGCCGACGCTCAGGGAAAGCttaccccctcccctccctgtctgacactttccccccccccaccccgccggtCGGTTTTGGGTGTCAGTGTCAGGCCAACTCCCCAGCATGCACATGAGTCATAGCCAGAGAGCACCCGGAGCGCCTCTTGCGGGGCCTCAGTCACACCCTTCGCCTCACTTAagcctcacaacaaccctctgaGCCAGTcatttcacagacgaggaaactgcGGTCAGAGGCCGCAGAAGTGACCTACCCAAGCCCCTCGGTGGTGTCACAAGGCGGAGTGCAGCGGGCTCCTTGGCCCCAAGGCCAGAGCCATCAGAGTCCAGTCCATGTTCAAAACCTGTTTGGAGAATGAAGAAAAGGGCAAACTTGAATTTTGGAGTTCCTGAGTGAGCAATGAAAACCCTGTAAACACAGCATGTGCCAACCCACTGTGGGCTGATCGGGGTGGCCTGTCCATGCTTGGCTGAGCCTGGAGATCGTGACTGCCCTCGTGTGTCATTcggagaaagaaaaggcagtacTTGGCCTCCCAGGGGTCCAGGGGACCCAGCTATGGGATGTGAAGAACCCGAATGATGGTGCCCATCCCTGGCCCTCAGCCTCCCCCTGGGCAGAGACAAGGTCCAGAAGGATTGAATGATAAGCtagaggtggggacagagctgggagCAGGACCCTTGCCTCTTAACATCAGTCCTATCCTTGTTCTCAGTCTACCTGCTACATCCATAATGTCTATATCCCTAGGAACTGTGTCtttgtttcctcatgtgtaaagtgGGGAAATTGTACCAATCTAAGAGAATCAAAGGTTAACTGAGATAACACAAGAAAGTGCCTGGCAGAGAGCAAATTCTTAGTAAGTGGAGCATATGGCTATTAGCTGGTTCCAGGAGGGGCACATACATTGCAttgcctcttccttccctgccttaCGAACGGGTCTCACAGACCCGGAGCTGCAGATTTGGTAGATAGAagaacatttatttgtttcagggagaaacaattaaaataaaagtgcCCAAATGGTGGAGATGATGTGGCAAAACTAGCACAGTGTGGGAGCATTTTGTAAGcatcttcatttaattttagagaaagagggagtgtgtggggcagggaagggggtgcgcagagagagagaatctcaagcagtctccccAGTCAGGGcagcgcctgatgtggggctcgatctcacaaccgtgagatcctgacctgagccgccATCGAGaattagacgcttaaccaacggagccacccaggtgccccacgcaAGCATTTTAAATGTGCAAAGCAAATACCTTATGAAATGTTGACTACAAACAAAGGCTCATTTTGTCTGAATTCTCCCACCTTTCAAAACGTACgtcaagaaacaaataattttgcAGCTGTCCAGCTAAGCGAGCTGTCAACTGGATTTACAATATTGCCAGGTGGGGCATTTTTTAAACCGGCAAACAAATATCCATGCCTCCTTTCATCTTTTGTCAGGACCAGCCTCGAACTTGGTGcatttgttgctgttgtttttcaatgaaagggaaactgaggcgccAGGGCCTTGGGACTCATGCAGGAGACCACCTTGCTGGCCAAGGAAGAGCGGATGGAAGGCCCTTGTTTGACCTTCTTCTGGGAGGTGGGGGCCGGCAGGTTGTGCTGCACTTCCTGAGGCAGTAGACAGCGTGGGGGTGCAGGTGAGCATAAGACCTGTGACAGATCCTCTTGTCGCAGTTGCATTTCTGGGCCAGCTGGCAGAGATGACGGTGACACCGGAGATGATGTTGACGACGGAGACGATGCCACCCCACAGGCGCGCCAAGCGCAGGGTGGACTCTTTGTGGGTAGTGCAGTCTGCCAGAGTGCGGCCATCTTCCAGTTGTCTGTCCACAAAAATCAGATGCTGCTGGTCAGGCGGGATGCCCTCTTTGCCTTGGACGTTGGCTTTGACATCCTCAGTGGTGGCCCTGCGCTCAACGTGGAGGGCGATGGTCTTGCCCGTCGGGGTCTCCACAAAGATCTGCATCTCTGCGTCTGCCACAGGCAGCTGCCCCCAAACTGCTCCGCCGTCTTTCAAATTTGGTGCATTTCGAACGATGCGGTAGCCGGAGTAGACCCTTCTTGGCATAAGACGTAGTGGTTCTATACGCACCTACGTGTCACCAGGGCCAACCATTTGGGAAACAGCACTTTGACAAAACACACCCAGAACCATAAGGGCCCCTTACGCACTTTGACTAGTTATTTATCCTAATGAAATAATgcttaaaaagcaaagcaaaatttgAACACGTAAGGGTGCTACTCACAGGGTTGTGTGTAGTTCAAGAAAAGGTAAACACACTCAATTTAGAACAGTAGGGGGATGATCTAGTAAATACACTTGAGTCCTTCATGATCCTTCGGCCAACAAAAATGATCATTTTGAAGACCACAGGATGATGTTTACATTCAAAGGTTTCATATtgaaggagaaaatgggaaacTGCAGAGATTCTGGTCTCTAACTGTCAGGGCGGTTTTCTTTGCTTGATTTTTGGTCCTTACAACAGCGCTGAAGGAGACAATACAGGGCTGTTATTTCTTCTCCCGTAGAGACACCCCACATCAAGCCTCCAGCCTTGGGGGTGAGAACGCAAAGCCCCTTTGCTGAGGCAGTCCCCAGCTACCAGGTGAGGACAGTGCAAGACAAAACACCCCGTTCTCACTCACTCTTCCCCATCTCATGCAGGGGAGGTGGTGCTGGgcggccccttcctccctctcaggCTGGGGTTTCCCCCAGGCAGATCTGGAAGACCCCCAGTCCCAGGCCCCAGCCTGCTCTGAGCTGGCTTATAGGAAGCCCCTTCTACATACTTGACCCATGAGGTCATGTGGGAAAACCCTTAGAAACTCTAATACCCACTGCAGGTGTTTGTTGTTcctattactaaaaaaaaaaaaaaaaaaaagctgtaatgTGAAATTTTTCCATCATGCAAAAATTGTTGCTCATCATATAACAAACGCTCCCATCTCCATAGCCCAGCTTAGAAGATAAAACCTCACAGGGACACTTGAAGGTTCCTCGCACTCCTTTCCTGATCCAGTGCCCCACCTCTGTCACAGAGGTAAACCAAGCCAGAATTGAGTGTTTATCCACAAATGTTAAGTTGTATTGTTTTGCATGCTTTTAAACTTTGAATATGTGGTTTCCGACCATCtagcattcattcaacaagttcactcaacaaatatttattgagcacctgctatatgTTAGGTACCACTCAAAGCCCTGGGAATATCAGTCAACAGAACAGACAAGATCACGGTTCTCATGATGTGTACATTCCCTTGGGGTACCCCAAACAGTAAGCAAAATTTATGAATTATAGGTGAATTCTATAATATGGTAGGATCAGAGgtgcaaaggagaaaaataaagtcagagagGTGAATGTTGCAACTTTCAGTAGAATCATATCCTTCTATATCTTGCTTATTTACTCagtcttacagttttcatttttatgaatgcaccaatttcatttattcccttgttagtaaacatttaagatttctttttctgtcattaTAAACAATATTGGCATAAGCATTCTTATAAATGTCTCTTTGTGTGCACTCGGAAGATCTTCGGGAGCACGTACCTGGCATAGAATTCAGGTACCTTGTATAGAATCGCTGGATCCAGGGCATCTTCGACTTAACTTAGCCAGGTGGTGCCATTGGCTCCCCACGGTGGTCATACCAGTGACTCTCGCCACCGATGTGTGGGTGTTCTGGTTACTCCATCTCTTCTCCACTATTTGGTggtgtcagatttttaaaaatacttgctaACCTGGTAAGTATAAAATGCTGTATTTTTGTTTAAGTCTAAATTTCCCAGATGGCTATGAAGGTTGAACATATTTTCCTAAGTTTACTTACCATCTGTGTTTCTCTTCAATAACAAGGAATGTCACTGGCTTTTGcccattgattttatatctagtGATGTTGCTAGCTAGCAATTGGTCTATAGCTTCCTTTGGGTTTTCTAGATAGACAATCATAACATTTACAAATAAtgagtttctctctttcttttcaaatgtataataccattgatttatttttaaatttttattaatttatttaaaaactgatgccattaaatatattaatttatttgagaaaaataaatttaaaaatacaaggcTGAATTAAAAAGGTAACAGTGAGCATCCTTATCGtttcctgattttaaaggaaatgtttcagggtacctgactggcttagtcagtagaggatgtgactcttgatctcagggttgtgggtttgagccccacgttgggtgtagagattacctagaaataaaatattataaaatatttaaaaaaggaaatacttctaTTGTTTACATATCAAGTaatatttcctttactttttttttacattaaggaaattttcttctatttaaatcTGCTTAGAGGTTTATCATCAGTCagtacaggcataccttgtttcATTGCTCTATTGCAATACACAGCTTTATTGCAGTTCACAGATACCGTGTTTCATAGAAATTGAAGGTTTGTCCCAACCCTGTGTCAAGcaagtctattggtgccattttgCAACAGCAtctgctcactttgtgtctttgtgtcacattttggtaattcttgcaatatttcaaacttttctattactattttatttgttatagtgatctgtgatcagtgataaTGACTTACTGAaagttcagatgatggttagcatttttagcaataaagtatttttatttaaaaattttaaaaaatatttatttgtatttggggtgggggggggggagacagtgtgcaagtggagatgagacagaatctgaagcaggctccaggcttcaaagcatcagcacaaagcccaatgcggggcttggacccatgaattgcgagatcatgacctgagccgaagtcagacacttaacagactgagccacccaggcaccccagaaataaagtatttttaaattaagttatatgcattatctttttagacataatgttaCTGCATACTTAGTAGACTACAGTGTAGTGTAAAcacaacttttatatgcactggaaaaccaaagaattaatttgactcattttattgtgatattggctttattgtggtggtctggaaccaaatccACAATATCTCCCAAATATACCTGTATATACTTTCACCAAATacctttctgcatctatttagatgGTCgtatggtttttcttctttaagctattacctttatatatttatataatttacaaaGGTAAATTACCTTTATAGATGTTCTAATATTAACCTAGTTTTGTATCCCTGGGATAAACTCAACTTGGTTATGGTATGGTATCTTTTTTATACACAGTTgccttattttaataatatgttattTAGGATTACTACATCTACATTCATGAGTTACATTGgactgtaattttcctttctcatgcTTTAGTTGTCTAATTTTGGTATGAAGATTATACTGGCCTCAAAGAATAAATTTGGGAGTAttccttatttttctattctgtgaAAGAATAGAATATTCCTTGAAgtgttggtagaattcacctataaAACCATCTGGGCCTTGAGTTTTCTTTGCAGGGAAGTTTTTAATTATcgtttcaatttctttcatagttttaagactattaagaatattttttccaattttggtGGCAGTTTATTTCTACTAAGAtttcaaatttgttggcataaagtctttgatagtatttttttatcttttttattttaattataatcttatttgaggggcgcctgggtggctcagtcggttaagtgtccgacttcagcccaggtcatgatctcacggtctgtgagttcgagccccgcgtcgggctctgtgctgacagctcagagcctggagcctgtttcagagtctgtgtctccctctctctctgtcccgttcatgctctgtctctctttgtctcaaaaataaataaacttaaaaaaattaaaaaaaaattataatcttatTTGAGAATATAGCTACGTGAAAAGACAAAATCTTCAGATATTTGGCTGTCTTTATCTTATCTTTTAAACCTCCTCTTTATCTATAGTCAtgttattcttttcatttatgatgttacttctgtttcttttccttgatcAGTCTTTCCCAAGATGTGTCTGTCTGCTCAATGCAGAGAATCGACTCTTGCCTTTGTTGGTCTCTATtgcatttttggtttttattttgttgattccattttgttttttagcatcTCCTTGCTTATATTGTTTCTTAGGTTGGACACTTAGGTCATTAATTTGCTCTGAGGGTATTTGCCTCTGGTTGAACAACAGCTGGTCTCGAGGGCACTGTGTATGGGGGACCCTCCACACAAAGGAGGCCTCCAAAGGCCCACCCTTGGCGTAatcttctttcttccccaaactctggtagaatgatttaaaaagaaaaaaacccgtGAGGAAGAGAACAATAGAGGGATCATCAGCCACAGCACTTCGGAAGTTGGAAAGTAGATGGATTTAACAGGCCCAAGAAACCAAATcccaaacttgaaaaagaagctGAATTGTACCACAGACCAGGAAGTGGCCCGGGAGCCAGGCATGCCAGTTGTCTCAGAGCTGGGAACTGGGGTTAatagggggtgggggaacagaggAAAGATCCTATGTGTTTGCAGAGAACACGTAGATTGTAGGCAAAGGATTATGGCTCAAAATGGCATTGGATTTTTCAAAAAACATCAGTGGAAGCCAGAACACGATGGAGTCCAACATTTGTccaacattttgaaagaaagagtttGTGGTTAAATTG
The Prionailurus viverrinus isolate Anna chromosome D4, UM_Priviv_1.0, whole genome shotgun sequence genome window above contains:
- the LOC125149853 gene encoding ubiquitin-60S ribosomal protein L40-like, which translates into the protein MQIFVETPTGKTIALHVERRATTEDVKANVQGKEGIPPDQQHLIFVDRQLEDGRTLADCTTHKESTLRLARLWGGIVSVLAQKCNCDKRICHRSYAHLHPHAVYCLRKCSTTCRPPPPRRRGPLTDNTFTEWPPQPGTGPHKGLDPTLYLPWCSSSWCVGKMHRRAGQGAEKGKRGFLCQMQDCSRAESPEVIQVCWNNWVTPLPFHLPW